A single window of Nakaseomyces glabratus chromosome G, complete sequence DNA harbors:
- the CWC22 gene encoding U2-type spliceosomal complex subunit CWC22 (CAGL0G00330g~Ortholog(s) have role in mRNA splicing, via spliceosome and U2-type catalytic step 1 spliceosome, U2-type spliceosomal complex localization) translates to MNTETKVEDLTASDDIEFKKKFYLILKSSLSGDEAAHKVLAERVSDDAKSKVVDIIVRSSIQEPTYSKFYGLLSERLCATHSSWVEGYKHVLLDNYTNMNTFEPAQLRIIGKLWGHIFAADYLGFELFENFRMNEEDSSPATRIFLKFLFQELVAELGINELQARLNEDYIKPFLKNLFPEEDLDDMRYSINYFTSIGLGVLTKRMRDDVSSIEEQEKKVREAERLKEEESRPEGPSDTWRSRKPLPSQENKYSKTSAKDRRFSRRDGGNSRKSVGKRSRTPPRSRYNSNTKSDRKPRSRTPPRRRNRSRSPRR, encoded by the coding sequence ATGAATACAGAGACTAAAGTAGAGGATTTAACGGCTAGTGATGATATAGAGTTTAAGAAGAAATTCTATTTGATACTCAAGAGTTCTCTCTCGGGAGATGAAGCGGCACACAAGGTGCTGGCCGAGCGCGTTTCAGATGATGCCAAGAGTAAAGTGGTAGATATAATAGTGCGATCAAGCATACAGGAGCCGACATACTCAAAATTCTACGGTCTGCTTTCGGAAAGACTTTGTGCGACACATAGCTCATGGGTTGAAGGCTATAAGCACGTTCTTTTGGACAATTATACAAACATGAACACATTTGAGCCCGCCCAGTTGCGTATTATTGGTAAACTATGGGGGCATATATTTGCTGCAGATTATCTTGGCTTTGAGTTATTTGAAAACTTCAGAATGAATGAGGAAGATAGCTCTCCCGCTACAaggatatttttgaagtttttgtttcagGAACTGGTAGCTGAATTGGGTATCAATGAGCTACAAGCCCGTTTGAATGAGGACTACATCAAGCCGTTCTTGAAGAATCTATTTCCAGAAGAAGACCTGGATGACATGAGATATTCTATCAACTATTTTACATCCATAGGTCTTGGTGTTTTAACCAAGAGAATGCGAGATGATGTTAGTTCcattgaagaacaagaaaagaaggtACGAGAGGCAGAGAGgttgaaagaagaagaatcgAGACCTGAGGGGCCATCAGACACATGGAGGTCAAGGAAACCCTTACCTAGTCAAGAGAACAAGTATTCAAAAACGTCAGCTAAAGATAGGAGGTTTTCACGCAGAGATGGTGGTAATTCGAGAAAGAGTGTTGGAAAAAGGTCAAGAACACCACCTCGCAGTAGGTACAACTCAAATACCAAATCAGATAGAAAGCCTCGATCTAGGACACCGCCAAGGAGAAGGAATAGATCTCGTAGTCCAAGGCGATAG
- the RTT102 gene encoding Rtt102p (CAGL0G00396g~Ortholog(s) have DNA translocase activity, role in chromosome segregation, nucleosome disassembly, transcription elongation from RNA polymerase II promoter and RSC-type complex, SWI/SNF complex localization): MTAESMIHRANKGGYGSSQDENIHYEYDWVRPVKVTENSQGGDGSDPLIGIGSESKESSFYGFKFKTWQKRNGGHPIEKDPVTLLNMDDFDRTKVSEKKKKLGKKLDGDDLSEDAIRGAVGGSDTVFSSSHAKPDTSGGMKRNETETEKQSDSNTQEQSTTSVKEEESKNETNDTEVTPESNAIEKDELASKLGDVQTPESGNLSEGQKPSDTQLLENDIKDETKSEIVEEDGNEVGDPVSEPVNEPVSNTVTPEGENNKEDNDIEMTDA; the protein is encoded by the coding sequence ATGACTGCTGAATCGATGATACATAGGGCCAACAAAGGTGGCTATGGTTCCTCACAAGATGAAAACATACATTATGAATATGACTGGGTGAGGCCTGTTAAGGTCACTGAGAATTCGCAGGGTGGGGATGGTTCTGACCCTCTTATAGGCATCGGATCAGAGAGTAAAGAAAGTAGCTTTTATGGTTTCAAGTTTAAGACCTGGCAAAAACGCAATGGGGGCCATCCAATAGAGAAAGACCCAGTTACATTATTGAACATGGATGACTTCGATAGAACTAAAGTTagtgaaaagaagaaaaagctCGGCAAGAAGTTAGATGGTGATGACCTTTCAGAGGATGCAATTCGTGGTGCTGTGGGTGGCTCTGATACAGTTTTCTCCAGTTCTCATGCTAAACCAGATACATCCGGTGGGATGAAGAGAAACGAGACAGAGACAGAAAAGCAATCAGATTCTAACACTCAAGAACAAAGTACAACTTCAGTCAAGGAGgaagaatcaaaaaatgaaactaaTGACACTGAAGTTACTCCTGAATCCAATGCCATAGAGAAGGACGAACTTGCTAGTAAGCTTGGTGATGTACAGACACCTGAATCTGGGAATTTGAGTGAAGGTCAAAAACCATCAGATACTCAACTGTTAGAGAATGATATCAAGGATGAAACAAAGTCCGAAATAGTAGAGGAGGATGGTAATGAGGTTGGTGATCCCGTAAGTGAGCCTGTAAATGAGCCTGTAAGTAATACAGTCACACCAGAAGGGGAGAACAATAAAGAGGATAATGATATTGAGATGACAGATGCTTAA
- the TAF1 gene encoding histone acetyltransferase (CAGL0G00418g~Ortholog(s) have TBP-class protein binding, chromatin binding, histone acetyltransferase activity, protein complex scaffold activity and role in RNA polymerase II transcriptional preinitiation complex assembly) has product MKGNSKGKNKDLSNEDDAYNAIFAGDFGSMEIGSYIGKDDEGATEHLPDAVDFEDEDELADEELPEEEDVVGEFGVTSHNNKDDGYISGYDGGEQDLFEVGPSANGDADVRNHFMSTIPNENSSMVGSDLSNEEYQGQNALFMGIEQNNDSMYMDNTHAFPAPDSGNAERVQQRQQQRLAELVKKEQKTILEKKLLKKYFPTFSKGKILKWNKLIYRKTMDYNWYYKILAQEDLLKPLFPLKLKLHVQPDQRKLFELPENRWNMMSKAKSKEGQRKGIVSVEIEDADLDNLREKNVQAKDNGISDELIIATTDWNEDQIINGHLNDESKSRMSFETKSYDTPSDWNWNEDDLVNGKLKQANMAELSMNDPNLLLIEDKKRITNINQENKEKQTYDIQAIMKRFNISNDDKYNILRQAHQTKIRAIISNLNIEHSKPAARLQSPFYKVTAPKSQLRHFHRPNFNSTIRAGTNIVFSKLKLRKRKRDKGKDIKESFATTPDLTVGDTAPIYLMEFSEENPLALSKFGMGNKLINYYRKISEEDTLRPKLPVGETHVLGVQDKSPFWNFGLVEPGHIVPTLYNNMLRAPVFKHEVSGTDFLLVRSTGNGISNRFYLRNINHLFTVGQTFPVDEIPGPNSRRVTSMKAIRLRMIVYRLLNKASTRSISIDPIAVHFPEAEYGQNRQKIKEFMKYQREGPDKGLWRLKEGEPLLDGENIKKLLTPEQVAEVEVMGHGIQNQDDNEVFNFDNDLVKLEESLTPWNISKNFINATQMRAMVQIHGAGDPTGCGEGFSFLKTSMKGGFLKSTTSLANLAASSPAPATKKGSSSSGYSYNVAQQQKVYEDEITRTWYTHTKSLSISNPFEEINDPDEVNETNRYIRNKRKDGRVLRIVRKKRDENGIIQRQTVIIKDPRIIQGYLKRKEKQRKDNLNVDKLLEETDTDIHNIEDIEMQKKILETELANLEKSQQRRARLNLKKSEGKVGKGAKNTSRRCATCGQVGHIRTNKSCPMYYSDNGPGGRNAPGDTPSAATPDVTATPPANI; this is encoded by the coding sequence ATGAAAGGCAATAGCAAAGGCAAGAACAAGGATCTATCCAATGAGGACGATGCATACAATGCCATCTTTGCCGGTGACTTTGGTTCTATGGAAATTGGAAGCTATATAGgcaaagatgatgaaggcGCAACAGAGCATTTGCCAGATGCTGTAGATTttgaggatgaagatgaactAGCGGATGAAGAAttaccagaagaagaagatgtgGTAGGCGAATTTGGTGTTACAAGTcacaataataaagatgaCGGTTATATATCGGGTTATGATGGAGGTGAACAGGATCTCTTCGAAGTTGGTCCCAGCGCAAACGGAGATGCAGACGTCAGGAATCACTTCATGAGCACAATACCGAATGAAAATTCTTCCATGGTGGGTAGCGACCTATCTAATGAGGAATATCAAGGACAGAATGCTTTATTTATGGGTATCGAACAGAATAATGACTCAATGTACATGGACAATACCCATGCTTTCCCAGCGCCAGATAGCGGAAATGCAGAAAGAGTACAGCAACGTCAACAACAAAGGCTAGCTGAATTAGTCAAGAAGGAACAGAAGACTATACTGGAAAAGAAGCTCCTAAAGAAATATTTCCCTACATTTAGCAAAGGAAAAATTTTAAAGTGGAATAAACTCATTTATAGGAAGACAATGGACTACAACTGGTACTATAAAATTCTTGCTCAGGAGGATCTTTTGAAACCGTTATTTCCACTAAAACTAAAATTACATGTACAGCCAGATCAGCGGAAGTTATTTGAACTGCCAGAAAACAGGTGGAATATGATGTCCAAGGCAAAATCTAAAGAAGGCCAACGAAAGGGCATAGTTTCTGtagaaattgaagatgCTGACTTGGATAACCTGCGAGAAAAGAATGTACAAGCGAAAGATAATGGTATCTCAGATGAACTAATTATTGCGACCACTGATTGGAATGAAGACCAAATTATTAATGGCCATCTGAATGATGAATCTAAATCAAGAATGAGTTTTGAAACCAAATCATACGATACTCCTTCAGATTGGAATTGgaatgaagatgatttaGTCAATGGTAAACTGAAACAAGCAAACATGGCTGAATTGAGCATGAATGATCCAAACCTGTTACTTAttgaagataaaaaaagaattacTAATATTAACCAGGAGAACAAGGAGAAACAAACTTACGACATCCAGGCCATCATGAAAAGATTTAACATATCCAACGATGATAAGTACAATATACTGAGACAAGCACATCAAACCAAGATTCGTGCCATTATTTCAAATCTTAATATTGAGCACTCCAAACCAGCTGCACGTTTACAATCTCCATTTTACAAAGTTACTGCTCCAAAAAGCCAATTAAGACATTTCCATCGCCCTAATTTCAATAGCACAATTAGAGCTGGTACAAATATAGTATTCAGTAAATTAAAGCTCCGTAAAAGAAAACGTGATAAGGGAAAAGATATAAAGGAATCTTTTGCCACTACTCCTGATTTGACAGTAGGTGATACGGCACCTATATACTTAATGGAGTTCTCAGAAGAAAATCCTTTGGCACTATCCAAATTCGGTATGGGAAACAAGTTAATTAACTACTatagaaaaatttctgaagaagatactTTGAGACCAAAATTACCTGTTGGTGAAACACATGTGCTTGGTGTACAGGACAAATCTCCATTTTGGAACTTTGGCTTGGTAGAGCCCGGTCATATCGTGCCGACCCTGTATAATAACATGTTAAGAGCACCAGTATTCAAACATGAGGTGTCGGGGACTGATTTCCTACTTGTGAGAAGCACGGGTAACGGCATCAGTAATAGATTTTACTTGAGAAATATTAATCATTTATTTACTGTCGGTCAGACATTTCCGGTGGATGAAATTCCTGGTCCGAACTCTAGAAGAGTTACTTCAATGAAAGCTATTAGATTAAGAATGATTGTTTACAGACTGTTGAACAAGGCTTCAACTAGATCTATATCCATTGATCCCATTGCTGTGCACTTCCCGGAAGCTGAGTATGGCCAAAATAGacaaaaaatcaaagagtTTATGAAATATCAAAGAGAAGGTCCAGATAAAGGTTTATGGAGGTTAAAAGAAGGTGAACCACTTTTGGATGgtgaaaatatcaaaaaattacTAACGCCTGAACAAGTTGCTGAAGTTGAAGTTATGGGCCATGGTATTCAGAATCAAGACGACAATGAAGTATTTAATTTTGACAATGACCTAGTGAAGCTAGAAGAGAGCTTAACACCCTGGAATATAAGCAAGAATTTTATCAATGCCACACAAATGAGGGCGATGGTACAAATTCATGGGGCGGGTGACCCAACTGGCTGCGGAGAAGGATTTTCATTCTTAAAAACCTCAATGAAAGGAGGGTTTTTGAAATCTACAACTTCCTTAGCAAACCTAGCAGCGTCTTCGCCAGCTCCTGCAACAAAAAAAGGCTCTTCCTCAAGTGGATACTCATACAACGTTGCTCAACAGCAGAAAGTATACGAGGATGAGATCACAAGAACCTGGTATACACACACAAAAAGCTTAAGTATCTCTAATCCCTTTGAAGAGATTAACGACCCTGATGAAGTTAATGAAACTAACAGATATATCAGAAACAAGAGAAAAGATGGGCGTGTTCTTCGCATTGTACGTAAAAAAAGGGATGAAAACGGGATAATACAAAGGCAAACGGTGATAATAAAGGATCCCAGAATCATTCAGGGATATTTGAAGCGGAAGGAGAAACAACGTAAGGATAATCTAAATGTTGATAAATTACTTGAAGAAACGGATACCGATATCCATAACATTGAGGATATAGAGATGCAAAAGAAGATACTTGAAACTGAACTTGCCAATCTAGAGAAATCGCAGCAACGAAGAGCTCGCCTGAATCTAAAGAAAAGTGAAGGTAAAGTTGGTAAAGGTGCAAAGAACACTTCTAGACGTTGTGCTACTTGTGGCCAAGTAGGCCACATCAGAACAAACAAATCCTGCCCAATGTATTACAGTGATAACGGACCGGGAGGCAGAAATGCACCAGGTGATACTCCTTCGGCAGCAACTCCAGATGTGACAGCTACACCACCAGCAAATATATAG
- a CDS encoding uncharacterized protein (CAGL0G00297g~Protein of unknown function), with the protein MPDSDLNSKQRCTKYHMEYVNCYHNCNTRYDKRDVSHNTSYPAARTSCKGTCIGMLDKMTRSEIAFPMSFCIYCRPLWWWEEVYPAWL; encoded by the coding sequence ATGCCAGATAGTGACCTCAACTCAAAACAGCGCTGTACGAAATATCATATGGAATACGTAAATTGTTATCACAACTGCAACACTAGATACGACAAACGTGATGTATCACATAATACAAGTTACCCGGCGGCGAGGACTTCATGTAAAGGCACGTGCATTGGGATGCTGGATAAAATGACAAGAAGTGAAATTGCTTTTCCCATGTCATTCTGTATATATTGCAGGCCTCTCTGGTGGTGGGAAGAAGTTTACCCGGCATGGTTGTAG
- the CAB4 gene encoding putative pantetheine-phosphate adenylyltransferase (CAGL0G00352g~Ortholog(s) have role in coenzyme A biosynthetic process and CoA-synthesizing protein complex, cytoplasm, nucleus localization): MTKIALVLKDLEEIDYSELQEQVLRKVILPIVNKSSVLDIILLDAFEDSVHLDDVLGRLYSASRDVLVSKGLELQPINVLFGSEWSESEHRKDYIWSYLVTEEGAEITGYKYENHIQYQKLKISHNTIPHGSQPDGNRYKVSALGGTFDHLHDGHKILLSVASYLTSQRLIVGVTDEELLVNKKYQEFLEDFEERCNGVNKFLQLLKPSLKMEVVAIRDVCGPTGTVPEIECLIVSRETIGGGEVVNKTRASKGMSQLDIYVVNVLGGQEDDGWKEKISSTDIRKRLASST, translated from the coding sequence ATGACGAAGATAGCATTAGTTTTAAAGGACTTAGAGGAAATTGATTATTCAGAACTACAGGAACAAGTGCTTCGAAAAGTGATCTTACCAATTGTAAATAAGAGCTCAGTGCTTGATATAATTCTATTGGATGCTTTTGAAGATTCTGTTCATCTAGATGACGTTTTGGGTAGACTTTACAGTGCCAGCAGAGATGTGCTGGTGTCCAAAGGTTTGGAGCTGCAGCCAATAAATGTGCTCTTTGGAAGCGAATGGAGTGAGAGTGAACACAGAAAGGATTATATATGGAGTTATTTAGTTACAGAGGAAGGTGCTGAAATAACTGGATATAAATATGAAAACcatattcaatatcaaaaattgaagatcTCACATAACACTATCCCTCACGGATCGCAACCTGATGGGAATCGTTACAAAGTTAGTGCACTAGGTGGCACATTCGATCATCTGCATGATGGTCACAAAATATTACTCAGTGTTGCTTCATACTTAACTTCTCAAAGACTAATTGTCGGTGTTACAGATGAGGAACTACTGgtgaataaaaaataccAAGAATTTCTAGAGGATTTCGAAGAAAGATGCAATGGAGTTAATAAGTTTCTGCAGTTATTGAAACCCTCTTTGAAAATGGAAGTAGTCGCCATTAGAGATGTCTGTGGTCCTACTGGCACAGTACCTGAGATTGAATGTCTTATCGTAAGTCGAGAGACTATTGGCGGGGGTGAAGTAGTTAACAAAACTAGGGCTAGTAAAGGTATGAGCCAATTAGATATCTACGTCGTAAATGTATtaggtggtcaagaagatgatggCTGGAAGGAAAAGATCAGCAGTACTGATATCAGAAAACGGTTGGCTTCATCGACCTAA
- the SCW4 gene encoding SCW4 (CAGL0G00308g~Putative transglycosidase with a predicted role in the modification of 1,3-beta-glucan), whose protein sequence is MKFSTLITSALLGTAIAAPHAAHTHKEKRDVVTKTMHAVQTVVVGPDGTPVQKAEAINEQVVENAPQPTTQQQQQQQQQASPAPAKSTTELAPASSPASSSSSSSSSNTKKPDTQVGGAGVKGITYTPYNADGTCKDASAVASDLAALSQYPTIRLYGTDCNQVENVFKAKASGQKLFLGVFDVSNIQGSVDAIKSAVNTYGSWDDVTTVSIGNELVNGGQASPAQVGQYVAAGRAALQAAGFNGPVVSVDTFIAVINNPELCQYSEYMAVNAHAYFDQYTKAQDAGSWLLQQIQRVWTACDGKKEVVITESGWPSKGQTLGVAVPSKQNQKDAVNSITAACGADTFLYNAFNDYWKADGPYGCEKYWGVLSDE, encoded by the coding sequence ATGAAATTTTCCACTTTGATTACTTCTGCTTTGCTAGGTACTGCAATTGCCGCTCCACACGCCGCCCACACCCACAAGGAGAAGCGTGATGTTGTCACCAAGACTATGCACGCCGTCCAAACCGTCGTCGTCGGTCCAGATGGAACCCCAGTCCAAAAGGCTGAGGCCATCAACGAACAAGTTGTTGAAAACGCTCCTCAACCAACTACccagcaacaacaacaacaacaacaacaagcTTCCCCAGCTCCAGCTAAGTCTACTACTGAACTAGCTCCAGCTTCTTCCCCAgcttcctcttcctcttcctccTCCTCTTCCAACACCAAGAAGCCAGACACCCAAGTTGGTGGTGCCGGTGTCAAGGGTATCACTTACACTCCATACAATGCCGACGGTACTTGTAAGGACGCCTCCGCTGTCGCTTCCGACTTGGCTGCTTTGTCCCAATACCCAACCATCAGACTATACGGTACCGACTGTAACCAAGTCGAAAACGTCTTCAAGGCTAAGGCCTCCGGTCAAAAGCTTTTCTTGGGTGTCTTCGATGTCTCTAACATCCAAGGTTCCGTTGACGCCATCAAGAGCGCCGTTAACACTTACGGTTCTTGGGACGATGTCACTACCGTCTCCATCGGTAACGAATTGGTTAACGGTGGTCAAGCCTCTCCAGCTCAAGTTGGCCAATACGTTGCTGCTGGTAGAGCCGCTTTGCAAGCTGCTGGTTTCAACGGCCCAGTTGTCTCTGTCGACACTTTCATCGCCGTTATCAACAACCCAGAATTGTGCCAATACTCTGAGTACATGGCTGTTAACGCTCACGCTTACTTCGACCAATACACCAAGGCTCAAGACGCTGGTTCCTGGTTGTTGCAACAAATCCAAAGAGTCTGGACTGCTTGTGACGGTAAGAAGGAGGTTGTCATCACTGAATCCGGCTGGCCATCCAAGGGTCAAACCCTAGGTGTTGCTGTCCCATCCAAGCAAAACCAAAAGGATGCTGTCAACTCTATCACTGCTGCTTGTGGTGCTGACACTTTCTTGTACAACGCCTTCAACGACTACTGGAAGGCTGACGGTCCATACGGCTGTGAAAAGTACTGGGGTGTCTTGTCCGATGAATAA
- the RNH70 gene encoding Rnh70p (CAGL0G00374g~Ortholog(s) have 3'-5'-exoribonuclease activity) gives MRDSVMDKQPTERAMEADLSPTKSANTPITNCEDIPIKMINPFLSNDSTTNYTVPKLQVDDNATVNRSVARLSISEVPVVEVENFKAKRMTNTGKRRRSSAAISAPGSTLRLSSHSDELIADRIKNKGKKKKKRAQKHDGPLSIKVGTEKLASINVMTGLIKYLYDITDEHRWWEEITGKNSLKKNVLLFIPGLEPQDFGLPQDQRFADNVDELATKGLTGLNPFDNQITFPMSAPGSNTAIFSAYNAFINPPLLPKQRRELLSDLSKKTITIYDLLASVDQLLERDYPIHEGTKSLTDIFKSQVIDINNEVNSKATWKNTKEFEHDGSHIFALDCEMCKCETGFIVARVSLVNFENEVIYDELVIPEAPIVDYVTKYSGMTKEKLDGATKTVEQVQDDLLNIISANDILIGHSLSNDLSVLRIRHPNIVDTAIIYDHQGGPPFKPSLKYLASEYLNKDIQAENGDDGHDSIEDARTCMELTKLKIQRGMAFGSHLRTENIFDLLDARGIKSLVLNNTVPKSHFKTDSNIGTIFCDNDDEVFNSIINNIEQYDFFVGRLRALEFARGYAIPKNGVVLNQEDVLKNICEQINNIYEKVPSGSLITILSGSGNTKQWMALMNKINTCNSKEERKQLRKDLNEELKDTIKIARDAVVEIIIKS, from the coding sequence ATGAGAGATAGCGTAATGGACAAACAGCCCACTGAAAGAGCAATGGAGGCAGACTTGTCACCAACAAAGAGTGCTAACACACCAATTACAAATTGTGAAGATATTCCCATTAAGATGATCAATCCATTTCTCAGCAATGACAGCACAACTAACTATACGGTACCAAAACTTCAAGTAGACGACAACGCTACTGTGAATCGCAGTGTTGCCAGATTAAGTATCAGTGAGGTACCAGTTGTAGAAGTTGAGAATTTCAAAGCCAAGCGAATGACTAATACTGGtaagagaagaagatccAGCGCGGCTATCAGCGCTCCAGGAAGTACTTTGAGATTATCATCACacagcgatgagcttattGCCGATAGAATTAAAAACAAAGgtaagaaaaagaagaagagagcTCAAAAACACGATGGTCCACTCAGCATTAAAGTTGGAACAGAAAAACTGGCATCCATTAATGTAATGACAGGACTAATCAAGTACCTTTATGATATTACCGATGAGCATCGCTGGTGGGAAGAGATTACAGGTAAAAATTCCTTAAAGAAGAATGTTCTCCTGTTTATTCCTGGACTTGAACCCCAGGATTTTGGATTACCACAGGATCAGAGGTTTGCTGATAATGTTGATGAATTAGCGACAAAGGGTCTCACAGGGCTAAACCCTTTTGATAACCAGATTACTTTCCCTATGTCTGCACCTGGATCAAACACTGCTATATTTTCTGCCTATAATGCATTTATAAATCCACCACTACTACCTAAACAAAGGAGGGAATTACTGAGTGATCTATCTAAAAAGACTATAACTATCTATGACCTACTTGCATCAGTTGACCAACTTCTAGAGAGAGATTATCCAATTCATGAAGGCACCAAATCATTGACcgatatattcaaatccCAGGTTATTGACATAAACAATGAAGTGAACTCTAAGGCGACATGGAAAAATACCAAGGAATTTGAACATGATGGATCTCACATTTTTGCTCTTGATTGTGAAATGTGTAAATGTGAAACAGGATTTATCGTAGCTAGAGTAAGCCTTGTCAATTTTGAGAACGAGGTCATTTATGATGAGTTAGTCATCCCAGAGGCTCCTATTGTTGATTACGTTACCAAATATAGTGGTATGACTAAAGAAAAGTTGGATGGTGCTACTAAAACTGTGGAACAGGTACAGGATGACTTACTAAATATTATCAGTGcaaatgatattttgataGGACACTCACTTTCTAATGATCTGTCTGTTCTACGAATCAGACATCCCAATATAGTTGACACTGCAATAATATATGATCACCAGGGAGGCCCACCTTTCAAACCATCTTTAAAATATCTTGCTAGCGAATATCTAAATAAGGACATTCAGGCTGAAAATGGTGATGATGGTCATGACTCAATTGAAGATGCCAGAACATGTATGGAATTAacaaaactaaaaattcaaagaggTATGGCATTTGGATCCCACCTAAGAACggaaaatatatttgacTTACTTGATGCTCGCGGAATAAAGTCCTTAGTTTTAAACAACACAGTTCCAAAGAGTCATTTCAAGACAGACAGCAACATAGGCACTATATTTTGTGATAATGACGATGAAGTGTTCAACAGCATTATAAATAACATAGAGCAGTAcgatttttttgttggtCGACTAAGAGCTCTTGAATTTGCAAGAGGATATGCAATACCTAAGAATGGTGTAGTATTAAACCAAGAAGATGTTCTGAAAAACATCTGTGAACAGATCAATAACATTTATGAAAAGGTACCTTCGGGATCACTTATCACCATACTGTCAGGTAGTGGCAATACGAAGCAATGGATGGCTTTAATGAATAAGATCAACACATGCAATTCTAAAGAGGAGAGGAAACAACTTCGAAAAGATTTGAATGAAGAGCTAAAGGATACCATCAAGATTGCTCGTGACGCTGTGgttgaaataataataaaatccTAA